From Triticum aestivum cultivar Chinese Spring chromosome 4A, IWGSC CS RefSeq v2.1, whole genome shotgun sequence, a single genomic window includes:
- the LOC123087381 gene encoding histidine-containing phosphotransfer protein 2, whose amino-acid sequence MAAAALRARLNAHIFRMYAEGVVEEETFEQLREDGTATELARLLINEAYEILHDIDIRMEEPEVDIDEVEALTQQLMECASSVGAQQVKLACMHFGDFYEIKCKQGCLVSLDLVRNLYCIVRNDVEIMMQLEDQIAACGPK is encoded by the exons ATGGCAGCCGCAGCGCTGAGAGCCCGGCTCAACGCCCACATCTTCAGAATGTATGCCGAG GGTGTGGTGGAGGAGGAGACCTTCGAGCAGCTGCGGGAGGACGGCACCGCCACCGAGCTTGCCCGCCTCTTGATCAACGAAGCCTACGAGATCCTCCACGACATCGACATCCGGAT GGAGGAGCCGGAAGTGGACATCGACGAGGTGGAAGCCCTGACGCAGCAGCTCATGGAGTGCGCCTCCAG TGTTGGTGCACAGCAAGTGAAACTCGCCTGCATGCATTTCGGAGATTTCTATGAAATAAAATGCAAACAAGG GTGCCTTGTGTCATTGGATCTTGTTAGGAATTTGTACTGTATTGTGCGCAATGACGTGGAGATCATGATGCAG CTGGAGGATCAGATCGCGGCCTGTGGTCCTAAGTAA
- the LOC123082482 gene encoding histidine-containing phosphotransfer protein 2-like — protein sequence MAAAALRAQLNAHIAGMYTECVVDEDMFEELREEGTAVEVSRLFINDAHEIIDDIDTLMEQPQVDFDEVEALTQQLMRCTSRCLVSLALVRNELFIVRHELEVMIELEEQIAACGPNS from the exons ATGGCAGCCGCAGCACTGAGGGCGCAGCTCAACGCCCATATCGCCGGCATGTACACCGAG TGTGTGGTGGACGAAGACATGTTTGAGGAGCTGCGGGAGGAGGGCACCGCCGTTGAGGTCTCCCGCCTCTTCATCAATGACGCCCACgagatcatcgacgacatcgacacCCTGAT GGAGCAGCCCCAAGTGGACTTCGACGAGGTGGAAGCCCTGACGCAGCAGCTCATGCGGTGCACCTCTAG GTGCCTCGTGTCCTTGGCTCTTGTTAGGAATGAGTTATTTATTGTGCGACATGAGTTGGAGGTCATGATCGAG CTCGAAGAGCAGATCGCGGCATGTGGTCCTAACTCCTAA